One Macadamia integrifolia cultivar HAES 741 unplaced genomic scaffold, SCU_Mint_v3 scaffold1998, whole genome shotgun sequence genomic window, TTTCTGCGTATCTTTCACTGAGGAGGGCAATGGAGAGCTTGGATCCTTTTATTGCTCCGAGAAGCTCTGGCccaatattttctcttttctacaGATCTTTGTTATCAATGAAAACATGAATTCCACTATCCTTTAGAGCCCTGTAAAGGTGACCAACGAAGGTGTTGCGAGTGTCTTCCCTCTGAAGTTGATAAACACATCATaacttgaacttgaacttgaacttgTAGAAGATCCAATCTGTGGCTTCATGAAGATTGCAGCAGAAAAGCTCTGCTCTCTATTCGCCTACGAATTGGGTTTACCCTTTGATTGAAAAAAGGCAACCCTTTGATTGAAAAAAGGCAAATTAAGGAAATTAAGGTCAGTAACACAGAAATTAGCGGTTCCGTTTCCCTACTTATTTAAACAGAGAAGGAAATAGATGAGAAATTTGAGTGAAAGATATAGGTAATTCCCCTCCCCTTCCTTTAGATTGTATCTCCCTTGTCTTCTTTTTATATTATCCAATACTTCCCCAGTCAACGGTctactttttttctcttttcttgtttaGTCATTAGTCATTAGTCATTAGTCATTAGTCATTAGTCGTAGCTTGTAGGGTGGATCTAGGGAAGGTCAGCATATGAATATTAGGGTCCGACTGTTTAGGGGGGAGTTGGGGGTGGGATTATATGACACATGGATCCCACATGTTAGTGGCGTGAAGAACCGGAAtggaaaaatgaggaaaagTTACTCTAGCTTCCCACCCCGACTTTGTTTGGTtgggtgggaggagagagagggagagtgagGAGAGAGGGAGGGTCTTCACCTCGGAACCCTCTTTTTCCGATTAGGATGAAACCCCATCGGAGCTTCACAAGGGCGTCGACTTCACTTCCCATTCACAGCGGAACAGAAACAGAGAAGGCTCAAgcatcttcttgttcttgttcgaTTCCCATAACCCCAGCCCCCTGCATCTCTTTctgctcctcttcttcttcttgttcgattcccccttttttcctctttttttttcttcccctgttTGGTCTTGCTGTTCATCTCCTTCtgttctcttattcttcttgtttgaNNNNNNNNNNNNNNNNNNNNTTTTCTATGCTTGCAACCCAGGCGAAAGAGTGAtgaggtttttttatttatttttcctgtttgaTCTTTGTAGAAGGATCGTGTAATTGTTTGGTGATCTGTGAAATTTTGAGAATCTGACCTTTTTCTTTGGCCCTCTTTTCTGCTATCTTGCATCGTGCAGTTGGAGTTTAGGGCTTTATGCTCTCTTTCTGTTCAATAGTTTTGGTGCAGAAACTATTGTAACGACCCTTCTCATCTTCAAGCTCCAGTGAAGCCATGGCCAGACCGATGACGGTGGAGAAGCTTGAAGGACAATGTTCTTTCGCGCCATCTCCAACAGCTTTCCCCgcaaagtcccaccaaattgGCAGGACTTTGTGAGGGGTTGGGGTGGGAGACCTTTGCATCCACGTCAGCCGACAGGGAAAGGCATAAATATTTTTGTTGTCCCTTGAAAATCTCACCCCAGATAAACAAACGACTTTAAAAGCAATGGGATGATATAATTCGTACAATTATCCCACTCCACaaatcccaccccatcaaaCTCTCCTCTAAACAAACGGACCCTTGAAAGGTTAAAAGGGTGTGTAAATGAATTATTATGTAGGTGTCATCCACTTTTTCGAATGATAATTACAGGTTGGGGAATTATCTTTTAGTTTACACTTTATCTAATCATCAATTGAAAATAGGTTACAACTTACCACAACATTACATTTTCTATCTCCTTACAAAAGACAAACATTACATGATGATGCATGAATTTGGGTCCTCTTCGCTGAAGTAACTTGGACTTCCATATCCACTGTACCACTGCGGTGGCGATCTGCCACAGCCATCGTACCACGGCTGCGGTGCTCCTCCATAACTTTGACCACATGGTCCCTCTCCATACTCATAAGGTGCTGGGGGAGCTGATTTAAGTGACCGTCTAGGTGGGGCCGAATTAGATTGAGGCGGAGGAACCTCAACAACAACCTCAACAACAACCACGGGGGTAGGACGAGGCGACGGTAGACTCGGTGGCCGTGTTGGCGGCCGCCTCGGCGGTGGCGGCGGAGGCCCGAGAGGAGGAGGGGGCGGAGGAGGAGGCGGTGGAGGCTTTTTCTCGACGATGTTGATGCATTTAATGGCATTTCCAGCTTTGCAGCAGAGCTTTTTAGCGAGCTTCCTGGGACAGAAGGGGCCACTGATGGTGACGGTGTTGTTTTTCTCGTCATATATCTCCTCCTGTATTTGATATCTCTCTTCgttgccagaaaaaaaaaaaaagaattaattgAAGGGATGAGATAAAAATGATGGGGCAATTAATTAAGAAGGAACAGATGAGATTGCTCACCGCGGTATTTACAGAGGACTTTCCTGATCTTATCGTTGCAGCGTGTGCATGCAAGATCAACCTTCAGCACTATCGTTGACACCTGCAAcacaaccaaaaacccaaaatcttcatatttttttcccctcttccaaagAACCAGACAAGAAGAATAAGCCAAATTCTGTTCGATCAATAACAACATAAAAAGACAGGAGCGTATGGATCtgtttgaaaaaataaacaaacaaatgaaCAGAGATTTAACAGATTTGATATTAAAGAAGTTAAAATCGGAAGAAACTACAGGTCTATAGCTCAAAGGGCTAGAAAGCTCGCTTCCAAGGaaagaaaacaggaaaaaaatcgtctgcaattttgatctcgtacaattccatgcaataccacttttaggggtgacacgtgtattgataccaatgcaatgatccagatctgatttaaatgtttcttcattaatttaatgttttattagttatatcagatctggaccattgtattaatatcaatacacgtgtcatcaCCT contains:
- the LOC122065402 gene encoding protein PYRICULARIA ORYZAE RESISTANCE 21-like isoform X3, giving the protein MAHKVSTIVLKVDLACTRCNDKIRKVLCKYRERYQIQEEIYDEKNNTVTISGPFCPRKLAKKLCCKAGNAIKCINIVEKKPPPPPPPPPPPLGPPPPPPRRPPTRPPSLPSPRPTPVVVVEVVVEVPPPQSNSAPPRRSLKSAPPAPYEYGEGPCGQSYGGAPQPWYDGCGRSPPQWYSGYGSPSYFSEEDPNSCIIM
- the LOC122065402 gene encoding protein PYRICULARIA ORYZAE RESISTANCE 21-like isoform X1, translated to MAHKVSTIVLKVDLACTRCNDKIRKVLCKYRERYQIQEEIYDEKNNTVTISGPFCPRKLAKKLCCKAGNAIKCINIVEKKPPPPPPPPPPPLGPPPPPPRRPPTRPPSLPSPRPTPVVVVEVVVEVPPPQSNSAPPRRSLKSAPPAPYEYGEGPCGQSYGGAPQPWYDGCGRSPPQWYSGYGSPSYFSEEDPNSCIIM
- the LOC122065402 gene encoding protein PYRICULARIA ORYZAE RESISTANCE 21-like isoform X2 gives rise to the protein MAHKVSTIVLKVDLACTRCNDKIRKVLCKYRERYQIQEEIYDEKNNTVTISGPFCPRKLAKKLCCKAGNAIKCINIVEKKPPPPPPPPPPPLGPPPPPPRRPPTRPPSLPSPRPTPVVVVEVVVEVPPPQSNSAPPRRSLKSAPPAPYEYGEGPCGQSYGGAPQPWYDGCGRSPPQWYSGYGSPSYFSEEDPNSCIIM